The proteins below come from a single Iocasia fonsfrigidae genomic window:
- a CDS encoding PstA family ABC transporter permease, whose product MNRYQVEKVFKLLTFLSFLVVMFSLIIIIVITLIKGGGVLLGNPALVITPPGPKYLLGGKGGFLHALLGSIYLVLPATLLAITLALLIASYLQTDYLKRSYANKIRVLLEILWGTPSIVLGIFVMTILVFIKQRGSLLAGIMALTLLELPIITRYTDEAISSVPNNLKEAVYSMGTTKLESSLVVIRYALPGIVAGVLIGLGRGIGDAATIIFTAGSSSSMPQGLFDSVTALPILIFQQASAFHAKVRADAYAASFVLLVIIIILNVLSRLSIKYFSRYIQDKGN is encoded by the coding sequence ATGAATAGATATCAAGTAGAGAAAGTTTTTAAATTGCTTACCTTTTTATCCTTTTTAGTGGTAATGTTTTCCTTAATTATTATTATTGTCATTACCCTAATCAAAGGGGGAGGGGTGCTTCTCGGTAACCCTGCTCTTGTTATTACACCACCAGGGCCAAAGTATTTACTGGGGGGTAAAGGCGGTTTTCTTCATGCCCTATTGGGTAGTATTTACTTAGTATTACCTGCTACACTGCTGGCGATTACTCTGGCATTATTGATAGCAAGCTATTTGCAGACTGATTATTTAAAAAGAAGTTATGCTAATAAAATACGGGTTTTGTTGGAAATACTCTGGGGTACACCTTCAATAGTACTGGGTATATTTGTAATGACTATTCTGGTTTTTATTAAGCAGCGGGGGAGTTTGCTGGCTGGTATTATGGCTTTAACCCTATTAGAATTACCAATAATAACCCGTTATACTGATGAGGCCATTAGTTCTGTTCCTAATAACCTAAAAGAAGCAGTTTATTCCATGGGAACAACCAAACTGGAGTCTTCATTAGTAGTTATAAGATACGCCCTTCCGGGAATAGTTGCAGGGGTTTTGATTGGTTTAGGGAGGGGTATTGGAGATGCTGCAACAATAATCTTTACAGCTGGTAGCAGTAGTTCAATGCCACAGGGTTTATTTGATTCAGTAACAGCCCTACCTATTTTGATTTTTCAGCAGGCAAGTGCTTTTCATGCTAAAGTAAGGGCTGATGCCTATGCTGCTTCTTTTGTTTTGTTAGTTATAATAATTATATTAAATGTCCTTTCCAGGTTAAGTATTAAATATTTTTCCAGATATATACAGGACAAAGGCAATTAA
- the pstC gene encoding phosphate ABC transporter permease subunit PstC → MNKFTFRQLKDLISSKVMLLVVISVCLLFISIFTLLIKSSYLILTKQSTIDLLFSSQWKPESYTFGFSPAILGTFYVTLLAMLIAVPISIMAAIYIAEYASSRIRIYLQGFIDVLAGIPSVVFGLCALLVLVPFVKDYVGPCLGVKTTGCCIFTASVVLAVMIFPLIISLTVESLRAIPLGLKEQTLSLGTTNWQLIQLVLLKAAGPGIVSAIILALGRAFGETMAVAMVIGGKNSFPSLFSAGQTLPSLIVNSFGEMMSIPEERSALIFVALFLFIVVTIFNLFSCHLKNCLRERWKYE, encoded by the coding sequence ATGAATAAATTTACTTTTAGACAGCTTAAAGACCTAATAAGTTCTAAAGTAATGTTGTTAGTGGTTATAAGTGTTTGTTTGCTTTTTATTTCAATTTTTACTTTGTTGATCAAGAGCTCCTACCTGATATTAACCAAACAATCTACAATAGACCTATTATTCTCATCACAGTGGAAACCCGAAAGTTATACTTTTGGGTTTTCCCCTGCTATTTTAGGCACCTTTTATGTGACATTGTTGGCTATGCTTATTGCTGTACCGATATCTATTATGGCTGCTATCTACATTGCCGAATATGCTTCAAGTAGAATAAGAATATATCTGCAGGGTTTTATAGATGTCTTAGCTGGTATTCCTTCAGTAGTATTTGGTTTATGTGCTTTACTTGTTCTTGTTCCCTTTGTTAAAGATTATGTAGGTCCCTGTTTGGGAGTGAAAACAACTGGTTGTTGTATTTTTACAGCATCAGTTGTGCTAGCAGTAATGATTTTTCCACTTATTATTTCATTAACAGTAGAATCACTTAGGGCAATACCATTAGGGTTAAAGGAACAAACCTTATCACTAGGGACTACTAACTGGCAGCTGATTCAGCTGGTATTATTAAAGGCGGCTGGTCCGGGAATAGTATCAGCTATTATTTTAGCCCTGGGTAGGGCTTTTGGTGAGACAATGGCAGTAGCAATGGTAATTGGGGGAAAAAATAGTTTTCCTTCGCTGTTTTCAGCTGGCCAGACCCTGCCGAGTTTGATAGTAAATAGTTTTGGTGAGATGATGTCTATTCCTGAAGAAAGGTCTGCTTTAATTTTTGTAGCCTTGTTTTTATTTATTGTGGTTACTATTTTCAACTTATTTTCCTGCCATTTAAAAAATTGTCTGCGGGAGAGGTGGAAATATGAATAG
- a CDS encoding PstS family phosphate ABC transporter substrate-binding protein, with translation MEKTKLRSVLVLGLILVLTSMVLSSCSSLQKEDSLEQIPTIRISGAWALYPMMVVWADEYQKTHNVVIELAGGGAGKGISDVLNGQVDIGMVSRPIREEELEQEAFYIATVKDSVVAVVNEDNPVLMEIYEQGLSQEDLKKIFLKETVNWGEIVGKDMIDDQITVYGRADASGAAKVWASFLGDYTQSDLQDQADANFSGDQPVAAAVEDEKNAIGFTNLNYAYSIETGKFAEKIRPVPVDLNNNNRLNAEESFYDNRDMFIKSVSEGKYPSPPARRDYVVGKGSFTAEVKEFIKWILTDGQKYVVENGYVKLANEELKEEINYLEDGKRRQ, from the coding sequence ATGGAAAAAACAAAATTAAGGAGTGTTTTAGTTTTAGGGTTAATACTGGTTCTAACCAGTATGGTCCTATCATCCTGTAGCAGTTTACAGAAAGAAGATAGTTTAGAGCAAATTCCAACAATTAGAATATCTGGGGCCTGGGCACTCTATCCAATGATGGTGGTCTGGGCAGATGAATATCAAAAAACACATAATGTAGTAATTGAGCTTGCTGGTGGAGGTGCTGGTAAGGGTATTTCGGATGTTTTAAATGGCCAGGTTGATATAGGTATGGTATCCAGACCGATAAGGGAGGAAGAACTAGAACAGGAGGCTTTTTATATTGCTACTGTAAAAGACTCAGTAGTTGCAGTAGTAAATGAGGATAACCCTGTCTTGATGGAGATATATGAGCAGGGTTTATCACAGGAAGATTTAAAGAAAATCTTTCTCAAAGAGACAGTAAATTGGGGAGAAATAGTTGGAAAAGATATGATAGATGATCAAATAACTGTCTATGGCCGGGCAGATGCCTCTGGTGCTGCTAAGGTTTGGGCTAGTTTTTTAGGTGATTATACCCAGTCTGATCTCCAGGATCAAGCAGATGCTAATTTTAGTGGTGATCAGCCTGTTGCTGCTGCAGTGGAGGATGAGAAAAATGCTATTGGTTTTACTAATTTAAACTATGCCTATAGTATAGAAACAGGGAAATTTGCTGAAAAAATTAGACCGGTACCAGTGGACTTGAATAATAATAATAGACTTAATGCTGAAGAAAGTTTTTATGATAATCGGGATATGTTTATAAAAAGTGTTTCTGAGGGGAAATACCCTTCTCCACCTGCCCGCAGGGACTATGTAGTAGGGAAGGGTTCTTTTACAGCAGAAGTAAAAGAATTTATTAAGTGGATATTAACTGATGGACAAAAATATGTAGTGGAGAATGGTTATGTAAAACTAGCCAATGAAGAGTTAAAAGAGGAGATTAATTACCTGGAAGATGGCAAACGTCGGCAATAA
- a CDS encoding RrF2 family transcriptional regulator: protein MKLSRKSEYACLALIDLARTYDDGLLTIGELAEQNNIPKKYLEQILLILKGAGYVRSVRGVGGGYKLAQVPGEISIAEVIRLIDGPLAPIGSVSEYFYEYTPTEQNDKLLALFKDIRDYTADLLEKTTFKDLI, encoded by the coding sequence ATGAAATTATCAAGGAAAAGTGAGTATGCCTGTCTGGCACTAATAGATCTGGCCAGGACTTATGATGATGGCCTGCTTACTATCGGAGAACTGGCTGAACAAAATAATATACCCAAGAAATATCTGGAGCAGATTCTGCTTATTTTAAAAGGGGCAGGATATGTCAGGAGTGTCCGTGGTGTTGGTGGGGGATATAAACTTGCACAGGTGCCAGGTGAGATATCTATTGCAGAGGTTATCAGGCTTATTGATGGACCTTTAGCCCCAATCGGATCTGTTAGTGAATATTTCTATGAATATACCCCTACAGAACAAAATGATAAGTTGCTGGCTTTATTTAAAGATATTAGAGATTATACAGCTGATTTATTAGAAAAAACAACATTTAAAGATCTAATTTAA
- a CDS encoding sugar transferase, with protein MRFSFIKKDGFFLKVLVGIIDVFLINFSFYLAFHLRFNFQPSMTNIRPFYAIIPYISIVTLIVYIFFDMLSMSYKSIMDNLFKVFSCLLLVDIITAGILYFNRGFSFPRSIFIIGFVVQFVLLAVFKSYLLLKIKKNYRKKRILIIGSKEDTENIAKRLLLSKDNLDDLRYICNNIDHNIYKLIDEVDKIYVGPSVSSEVKSELISYCIGKNKLVYLVPELFEIAMINARTVQLDDLPVFEIDNLHLSFEKMIIKRIFDAVLSFIGIVLTLPIMAVTALIIKLYDRGPVLYIQERVTQGNRKFKLYKFRTMIVNAEKKTGPVLAYDRDPRITPLGRFLRASRLDELPQLFNVLKGDMSIVGPRPERQHFINEFTKDIPHFKYRIMVKAGVTGLAQVLGKYTTSPEDKARFDLLYIRNYSLWLDLKIMLRTLKVVFLKDKSSGVKEEKSLEEVLISLNIQAHEEISATRIDQFR; from the coding sequence ATGAGATTTTCTTTTATAAAAAAGGACGGTTTTTTTCTCAAGGTATTAGTAGGTATAATTGATGTCTTTCTGATAAATTTTAGTTTTTATCTTGCCTTTCATTTGAGGTTTAATTTTCAACCATCTATGACTAATATCAGGCCTTTTTATGCTATTATTCCATATATTTCGATAGTCACTTTAATTGTCTACATATTTTTTGATATGCTGTCGATGTCCTATAAATCAATAATGGATAATTTGTTTAAAGTGTTTAGCTGTCTCTTATTAGTTGATATTATTACAGCTGGAATACTTTATTTTAACAGGGGTTTTTCCTTTCCAAGGAGTATTTTTATTATTGGTTTTGTTGTCCAGTTTGTTTTGCTGGCTGTATTTAAATCCTATTTATTGCTTAAAATTAAAAAGAATTACCGCAAGAAAAGGATTTTAATTATTGGTTCTAAAGAGGATACTGAAAATATTGCTAAAAGGCTTTTATTGAGTAAGGATAATCTTGACGACCTCAGGTATATTTGCAATAATATAGATCATAATATTTATAAGTTAATTGATGAGGTAGATAAGATTTATGTCGGTCCCAGTGTCAGCAGTGAGGTTAAAAGTGAGCTAATAAGCTATTGTATTGGTAAAAACAAGCTTGTTTACCTAGTTCCTGAGTTATTTGAAATTGCTATGATTAATGCCAGGACTGTTCAGCTTGATGACCTGCCTGTTTTTGAGATAGACAATCTCCATCTGTCTTTTGAAAAGATGATTATAAAACGGATTTTTGATGCAGTCCTATCTTTTATTGGTATTGTACTTACTTTGCCTATTATGGCAGTTACGGCTTTAATTATTAAGTTATATGACCGGGGTCCAGTCTTATATATACAGGAGAGGGTTACCCAGGGAAACAGGAAATTCAAGCTTTATAAATTTAGAACCATGATTGTTAATGCCGAAAAAAAGACAGGCCCTGTGTTAGCATATGATAGAGACCCCAGGATAACACCACTGGGCAGGTTTTTAAGGGCCAGCAGGTTAGATGAATTACCACAGCTTTTTAATGTCCTTAAAGGTGATATGAGTATAGTTGGCCCCCGACCGGAGAGACAGCATTTTATTAATGAGTTTACTAAAGATATACCACATTTTAAATACCGCATAATGGTAAAAGCCGGGGTTACAGGACTTGCCCAGGTGCTGGGTAAATATACTACAAGCCCTGAAGATAAGGCCCGTTTTGACTTGTTATATATCAGAAATTATTCCCTGTGGCTGGATCTAAAGATAATGCTGCGCACCTTGAAAGTAGTTTTTCTCAAAGATAAGTCCAGTGGGGTTAAAGAGGAAAAATCCCTGGAAGAAGTGCTGATAAGCCTAAATATTCAGGCTCACGAAGAAATAAGTGCCACCAGAATCGATCAGTTTAGATAA
- a CDS encoding GNAT family N-acetyltransferase yields MKIRRAEESDVGVITEYNCNMARETEELDLDRDIVLAGVRNAINDSSKAVYYLVEIDGKVVGQLMITKEWSDWRDGVFWWIQSVYVHEEYRCRGVFRGLYNYVNDLVQNDPEVCGIRLYVEKNNKLAQKTYQNMGMKETPYLLYEQEK; encoded by the coding sequence ATGAAGATTAGAAGGGCAGAAGAAAGTGATGTAGGAGTTATTACAGAATATAATTGTAATATGGCCCGGGAAACAGAGGAACTGGATCTGGACAGAGATATAGTGCTGGCTGGTGTTCGGAATGCAATAAATGATAGTTCAAAGGCGGTTTATTATCTGGTTGAAATAGACGGTAAAGTTGTGGGTCAGTTAATGATTACAAAGGAGTGGAGTGACTGGCGTGATGGTGTGTTCTGGTGGATTCAGAGTGTTTATGTTCACGAAGAATACAGGTGTAGAGGGGTTTTCAGGGGGCTGTATAATTATGTAAATGACCTGGTTCAGAATGACCCTGAGGTCTGTGGAATCCGTTTATATGTAGAAAAAAATAATAAGCTGGCCCAGAAAACTTATCAAAATATGGGTATGAAGGAAACACCTTATCTCCTGTATGAACAGGAAAAATAA
- a CDS encoding mannose-1-phosphate guanylyltransferase, translating into MITALIMAGGEGTRFWPLSRSHRPKQFLKLTDDQQTMLQATVERISELIPLEQVFIATNKAYQRPIEKQLKGIPAENIIVEPVKRDTAACIGLSALIIDRKYPGSTMIVLPADHLIEEKDNFLNILKKAVMVAATGCNLVTLGINPTHPETGYGYIHYGELTHRIDGDEVYQVEAFTEKPDIIKARKFLEEGTYLWNSGMFVWQVRSILDNIELYMPELSASLGRIGQALGTDLAEKVICDEFEDLIGISIDYGIMEKADNIFVIPGSFGWDDLGSWPALERVKKLDDNGNVIVGKHYGIDTLDSIIHSPDKVVTTIGVKNIVIVDTEDAILICDKNRAQEVKEIRQILEDNGMEECL; encoded by the coding sequence ATGATAACAGCTTTAATAATGGCAGGTGGAGAGGGGACTCGTTTTTGGCCGTTAAGCAGGAGTCACCGGCCGAAACAATTCCTAAAATTAACAGATGATCAGCAGACGATGTTACAGGCTACAGTGGAGAGAATCAGTGAATTAATACCATTAGAGCAGGTTTTTATTGCTACAAATAAGGCCTATCAAAGGCCTATCGAAAAGCAATTGAAGGGGATACCTGCAGAAAATATTATAGTTGAGCCGGTAAAGCGGGATACAGCAGCCTGTATTGGTTTGTCAGCCTTAATCATTGACAGGAAATACCCTGGATCAACAATGATAGTGCTGCCGGCTGATCACTTGATTGAAGAGAAAGATAATTTTCTAAACATTTTAAAGAAAGCAGTTATGGTGGCGGCAACAGGTTGTAATTTGGTAACACTGGGTATTAATCCAACCCATCCTGAGACTGGTTATGGTTATATACATTATGGTGAGTTGACGCATAGAATAGATGGTGATGAGGTATATCAAGTAGAGGCCTTTACTGAAAAACCAGATATAATAAAGGCCAGAAAGTTTTTGGAGGAGGGCACCTATCTCTGGAATAGTGGGATGTTTGTCTGGCAGGTCAGGAGTATCCTTGACAATATAGAACTGTATATGCCAGAACTTTCTGCTTCATTAGGACGAATAGGACAGGCTCTGGGTACAGATCTAGCTGAAAAAGTCATCTGTGATGAGTTTGAAGACCTAATTGGTATATCTATTGACTATGGAATTATGGAAAAGGCTGATAATATCTTTGTAATACCTGGTTCATTCGGTTGGGATGACCTGGGCAGCTGGCCTGCCCTGGAACGGGTAAAAAAACTTGATGATAATGGTAATGTGATAGTAGGCAAACACTATGGGATAGATACACTGGATTCTATTATACATAGCCCAGATAAGGTTGTGACTACAATTGGTGTCAAGAATATTGTTATTGTGGACACAGAGGATGCTATTCTCATCTGTGATAAAAACAGGGCCCAGGAGGTTAAGGAGATACGACAGATACTTGAAGATAATGGGATGGAGGAATGTCTGTAG
- a CDS encoding SDR family oxidoreductase, whose translation MKVLVTGGAGFIGSNIVDCLVEQGYQTVIVDNLSQGKAENINQGAEFYQVDVSSPLINGVFKKEGITHVIHHAAQIDVQQSLRDPLFDIKNNITGTVNLLECCRKYNVKKIIYPSSAAVYGEPDYLPLDECHPLKAISPYGISKHTPEHYLRAYQELYDLDYTIFRYANVYGPRQDPKGEGGVISIFVDKMLAGERPVIFGDGEQSRDFIYVRDIVEANLKALSGAGGKLLNISSKIQVTVNELYQLINKILGSDLEPVYQKERKGDIRHSYLDNSRARAVLEWEPLYDLSSGLKETLAYYRSIS comes from the coding sequence ATGAAAGTTCTAGTTACAGGTGGTGCAGGTTTTATTGGTTCAAATATTGTTGATTGTCTGGTTGAACAGGGATATCAAACAGTTATTGTGGACAATCTCTCACAGGGCAAGGCCGAAAATATTAATCAGGGGGCTGAGTTTTATCAAGTAGATGTCAGTTCTCCACTGATCAATGGGGTTTTTAAGAAAGAGGGTATTACACATGTGATTCATCACGCAGCCCAGATAGATGTACAGCAGTCTCTTCGGGATCCCCTATTTGATATTAAAAATAATATTACGGGTACGGTTAATTTACTGGAATGCTGTAGGAAATATAATGTAAAGAAGATAATTTACCCTTCATCAGCAGCAGTATATGGTGAACCAGATTATCTGCCCCTTGATGAGTGTCACCCCCTGAAAGCAATCTCTCCCTATGGTATTAGCAAACATACACCTGAACACTATCTAAGGGCCTATCAGGAGTTATATGATCTGGATTATACTATTTTTAGATATGCTAATGTATATGGTCCTAGACAGGATCCTAAAGGTGAGGGTGGGGTTATTTCTATCTTTGTAGATAAGATGTTGGCTGGGGAGAGGCCGGTTATTTTTGGTGATGGAGAACAGAGTAGGGATTTTATCTATGTCAGGGATATAGTAGAGGCTAACCTCAAGGCTTTGAGTGGGGCTGGCGGAAAATTATTAAACATAAGTAGTAAGATACAGGTTACAGTTAATGAACTATATCAGCTCATTAATAAGATACTAGGAAGTGACCTGGAACCGGTTTATCAAAAGGAACGCAAGGGTGATATCCGGCATAGCTATTTAGATAACAGCAGGGCCAGGGCTGTTCTAGAATGGGAACCACTCTATGACTTGAGCAGTGGTTTAAAAGAAACCCTTGCCTATTACAGGTCTATCAGCTAA